The following coding sequences are from one Scomber scombrus chromosome 20, fScoSco1.1, whole genome shotgun sequence window:
- the inhbaa gene encoding inhibin subunit beta Aa isoform X1 produces MSVVSVLSWMILLLLVQSCGSSSDPESKLQPPPLSLTVHPQHQLPPDAASNSHCPSCALARMRRNEATGTTAAADDLAGHEKEEEEAAQMDVVEAVKRHILNMLHLQARPNITRPVPRAALLNALRKLHVGRVAEDGSVQIEGEEEARGGRGGGGGGGGGAAAAARMEDSSDAQETTEIITFAEAGESPGLVNFVLSKEGGDLSLVEQANVWLFLRLAKTNRSRAKVAIRLFQQRRLPNGHASPPQDDLLLAEKTVDTRRSGWHTFPVSAAVQTLLQSTESTTLSLRVSCPLCADAGATLVLVSGGSETSQRNNQREQSHRPFLMAVVRQGDGSDSRRRRKRGLECDGKVRVCCKRQFYVNFKDIGWNDWIIAPPGYHANYCEGECPSHVASIAGSTLSFHSTVISHYRMRGYSPFQNLRSCCVPTRLRAMSMLYYNEEQKIIKKDIQNMIVEECGCS; encoded by the exons ATGTCGGTCGTATCTGTGCTCAGTTGGAtgatcctgctgctgctggtccaGAGCTGCGGCTCGTCTTCGGACCCCGAATCCAAACTCCAGCCGCCGCCGCTCTCTCTGACCGTCCATCCTCAACACCAGCTGCCTCCGGACGCCGCCTCCAACTCCCACTGCCCCTCTTGTGCCCTGGCCAGGATGCGAAGGAACGAGGCGACGGGGACGACGGCGGCGGCGGACGACTTGGCGGGACacgagaaggaggaggaggaggcggctcAGATGGACGTGGTGGAGGCGGTGAAGAGACACATCCTCAACATGCTGCACCTCCAGGCCCGGCCCAACATCACCCGGCCCGTGCCGCGCGCCGCGCTCCTCAACGCCCTGCGCAAGCTCCACGTGGGGCGGGTGGCGGAGGACGGCAGCGTGCAGAtcgagggggaggaggaggcgcGAGGAGggcggggaggaggaggaggaggagggggaggagcagCGGCGGCAGCACGGATGGAAGACAGCAGCGACGCGCAGGAGACGACGGAGATCATCACCTTCGCCGAGGCTG gtgagtCTCCGGGCCTGGTGAACTTCGTACTGTCTAAAGAAGGAGGTGATCTGTCTCTGGTGGAGCAGGCGAACGTCTGGCTCTTCCTTCGTTTGGCGAAGACGAACCGCAGCCGAGCCAAAGTCGCCATCCGTCTCTTCCAGCAGCGCCGGCTTCCCAACGGACACGCCTCCCCGCCGCAGGACGACCTCCTGCTGGCAGAGAAGACGGTGGACACCCGCCGCAGCGGCTGGCACACCTTCCCGGTGTCGGCGGCGGTCCAGACGCTGCTGCAGAGCACGGAGAGCACGACGCTGAGCCTGCGGGTGTCCTGCCCGCTCTGCGCCGACGCCGGCGCCACGCTCGTCCTTGTCTCCGGCGGCTCGGAGACGTCGCAGCGCAACAACCAGAGGGAACAATCCCACCGGCCCTTCCTCATGGCGGTGGTGCGGCAGGGCGACGGTAGCGACTCGCGGCGGCGCAGGAAGCGCGGGCTGGAGTGCGACGGGAAAGTCCGAGTCTGCTGCAAGCGGCAGTTCTACGTCAACTTCAAAGACATCGGCTGGAACGACTGGATAATCGCACCGCCCGGTTACCATGCCAACTACTGCGAGGGCGAGTGCCCCTCCCACGTGGCGAGTATCGCCGGGTCCACGTTGTCCTTCCACTCCACCGTCATCAGCCACTACCGCATGAGGGGCTACAGTCCCTTCCAGAACCTGCGGTCGTGCTGCGTGCCCACCCGGCTACGCGCCATGTCCATGCTCTACTACAACGAGGAGCAGAAGATCATCAAGAAGGACATCCAGAACATGATCGTGGAGGAGTGCGGCTGCTCGTAA
- the inhbaa gene encoding inhibin subunit beta Aa isoform X2, with protein MSVVSVLSWMILLLLVQSCGSSSDPESKLQPPPLSLTVHPQHQLPPDAASNSHCPSCALARMRRNEATGTTAAADDLAGHEKEEEEAAQMDVVEAVKRHILNMLHLQARPNITRPVPRAALLNALRKLHVGRVAEDGSVQIEGEEEARGGSDAQETTEIITFAEAGESPGLVNFVLSKEGGDLSLVEQANVWLFLRLAKTNRSRAKVAIRLFQQRRLPNGHASPPQDDLLLAEKTVDTRRSGWHTFPVSAAVQTLLQSTESTTLSLRVSCPLCADAGATLVLVSGGSETSQRNNQREQSHRPFLMAVVRQGDGSDSRRRRKRGLECDGKVRVCCKRQFYVNFKDIGWNDWIIAPPGYHANYCEGECPSHVASIAGSTLSFHSTVISHYRMRGYSPFQNLRSCCVPTRLRAMSMLYYNEEQKIIKKDIQNMIVEECGCS; from the exons ATGTCGGTCGTATCTGTGCTCAGTTGGAtgatcctgctgctgctggtccaGAGCTGCGGCTCGTCTTCGGACCCCGAATCCAAACTCCAGCCGCCGCCGCTCTCTCTGACCGTCCATCCTCAACACCAGCTGCCTCCGGACGCCGCCTCCAACTCCCACTGCCCCTCTTGTGCCCTGGCCAGGATGCGAAGGAACGAGGCGACGGGGACGACGGCGGCGGCGGACGACTTGGCGGGACacgagaaggaggaggaggaggcggctcAGATGGACGTGGTGGAGGCGGTGAAGAGACACATCCTCAACATGCTGCACCTCCAGGCCCGGCCCAACATCACCCGGCCCGTGCCGCGCGCCGCGCTCCTCAACGCCCTGCGCAAGCTCCACGTGGGGCGGGTGGCGGAGGACGGCAGCGTGCAGAtcgagggggaggaggaggcgcGAGGAGg CAGCGACGCGCAGGAGACGACGGAGATCATCACCTTCGCCGAGGCTG gtgagtCTCCGGGCCTGGTGAACTTCGTACTGTCTAAAGAAGGAGGTGATCTGTCTCTGGTGGAGCAGGCGAACGTCTGGCTCTTCCTTCGTTTGGCGAAGACGAACCGCAGCCGAGCCAAAGTCGCCATCCGTCTCTTCCAGCAGCGCCGGCTTCCCAACGGACACGCCTCCCCGCCGCAGGACGACCTCCTGCTGGCAGAGAAGACGGTGGACACCCGCCGCAGCGGCTGGCACACCTTCCCGGTGTCGGCGGCGGTCCAGACGCTGCTGCAGAGCACGGAGAGCACGACGCTGAGCCTGCGGGTGTCCTGCCCGCTCTGCGCCGACGCCGGCGCCACGCTCGTCCTTGTCTCCGGCGGCTCGGAGACGTCGCAGCGCAACAACCAGAGGGAACAATCCCACCGGCCCTTCCTCATGGCGGTGGTGCGGCAGGGCGACGGTAGCGACTCGCGGCGGCGCAGGAAGCGCGGGCTGGAGTGCGACGGGAAAGTCCGAGTCTGCTGCAAGCGGCAGTTCTACGTCAACTTCAAAGACATCGGCTGGAACGACTGGATAATCGCACCGCCCGGTTACCATGCCAACTACTGCGAGGGCGAGTGCCCCTCCCACGTGGCGAGTATCGCCGGGTCCACGTTGTCCTTCCACTCCACCGTCATCAGCCACTACCGCATGAGGGGCTACAGTCCCTTCCAGAACCTGCGGTCGTGCTGCGTGCCCACCCGGCTACGCGCCATGTCCATGCTCTACTACAACGAGGAGCAGAAGATCATCAAGAAGGACATCCAGAACATGATCGTGGAGGAGTGCGGCTGCTCGTAA